GGGCCGAGGCGCGCTGGACAACTCGTATTTACACGGAGGAAACCGCGATGGCGCAACCCGTCGATCCGAACGAAGTCCTGATGACCGGGGAGAATTCCTTCATCCGTCTTAGCCTCGATGGCGGCCAGACGCTTTCTTCGCGCGTCAGCCATTGGCGCGTGCTGTGGTGTCCCGCAGGCGCGGGTCATGCGCTGTTCGTGACATCACCCTTGATCGACGGAGCCGTGCAGATCTACAGCGACAACATCGCAGTCGCGCGCTGGCTGCAGGCGACGATCGAGACGCTGCTGTTTCCGGCGTTCGCGAATCTCGAGCTGCCGGTCATGGAGGCCGAGTTCGAGCGCAAGGGCGATCCGCGCTCTTCGGTGGTGGAGACGATCGCCACCGACGTCGATCGCATCGTGCTCACCTGGTACGACTGCATCGAGCCGTTCGTGCTCACCATGGCGCCGGGCATGGGCAACCGGCCGCTCGGTGTCTTCAGCACGTTCTTCCCCGCGCGCTCGGCCCAGCTCGAGATCGCGGGACGGTTCGCGCCAGGCGCACCCTGGATGGAGATGCGGGGCGACCGGCAGTCGACCACTGCCTGCCTCGCCTGGTCGGAAACCTGGGTCAAGCCGCGCGGCTAGCTTCGACAAACGGGGAGGGGGCATGGATCTCGAACTGAAGGGCAAGGTCGCCATCGTCGGCGGCGCAAGCAAAGGGCTGGGACGCGCCTGCGCGCAGGCGCTGGCCGAGGAGGGCTGCAAGCTGGCGATCTGCAGCCGCTCGCAGGTCGATCTCGACACGGCGGCCGAGGAAATCCGGGCTGCGACCGGCGCCGAGGTACTGGTCGTTGCGGGCGACCTCGATCGCTACGACACGATCCGCAGTCTTATCGCAGCCGCGGTGGACCGATTCGGCCGCATCGACATCCTGGTGAACAATTCGGGCGGACCGCCGCTCGCACAGGCGCACGCTGCCACCGAAGAGCAATGGGCCACCGCCGTGCAGCGCTCGCTGCTGTTCTTCTCGCGCATGTCGCGCGAGGCATTGCCGCACCTGAAGGCGATCGGCGCCGGGCGCATCGTCAACATCCTCGCCAGCACCGTCTATCAGCCGATACCGAACCTGGCGCTGTCGGGCGCAACGCGCATGGGCGTGGTGGCGTTCGCGAAAAGCCTCGCCGACGAAGTAGGGCGCGATGGGGTCCTCGTGAACAACGTCTGTCCCGGCTCGATCCTGACCGAGCGCATGCTTTCGAACGTCACGGCGAGGGCACAGCAGAAGGGCATGCCGATCGAGCAGGCGCTGGCCGAACGCGCGGAGGAGACCGCGGTGGGGCGCATCGGCGAACCCCAGGAGCTCGCTCACATCGTGGCTTTCCTCGCCTCCAGCAAGGCAAGCTACATCACCGGCACGACGATGCGCGTCGACGGCGGGCTGGTGCGCTCCGTGCTGTGACCGGCACCAAGTCGGTCTACCAGCGCGGGCTCGATGCGCCGGTCGCGGGCCCGAACCGGCGCGGCAGCCAGCGTGTCGCGATCATCGGCGCCGGTGCCTGCGGCATCTGCGCGGCCAAGTACCTGCTGGAAGTCGGCTTCGACGTATCCGTGTTCGAGATCGGCAGCCAGGTCGGCGGCATGTGGTGGTATCTGAACGACAACGGACGCTCGTCGGCCTATCGGACGCTGCACATCAATACCTCGCGCGGCGTAACGCGCTTCAGCGATCTCGATTTCGATGCTGAGACGCAGGACTTCCCCGATCACGCCGACATGCATCGTTACCTCGTGCGCTATGCCGAGCATTTCGGCGTGACGCCGCGCATCCGTTTTCGTAGCCGGGTCGTGGGGGTGCGCCCGGACTTCGAGCCCGCGCGCGAAGCCCCGAGCTGGCGCCTGGAGCTCACCGACGGAACGGTCGAAACCTTCGATGCCGTAATCGTCGCAACCGGGCATCTCACCCGGCCTTACGAGATCCCGGAGCTGCAACGCTTCGGCGGCGACTATCTGCATTCGCATCATTACAAGGCGCCGGAGCCTTATGTCGGCAAGCGCATCTGCGTGGTCGGCATCGGCAACAGCGCCTGCGACATCGCGAGCGATGTCTGCGTCACTTCGCCGCGCTGCGTGCTGGTCGCGCGCTCGGGCGTTCTGATCCTGCCGAAGCTGTTGTTCGGGCGCGCCTTCACCGACATCACGGCGCAAATCCAGCGTCCCTGGATTCCGCGACCGCTGCGGCGCCGGATCACGCGCTTTCTCACCTGGCTTGCGCACGGCGACCTCACGCGGCTCGGCTTCAAGCGCCCCGAGACGCTCACGCACGTCACGTCCAATGCCACCGTGGTGACCGACATCGCCTACCGGCGCATCGAGGTCAAGGGCGGCATCGCGGGCATCGAGGGCCGCACCATCCGCTTCGATGACGGCACGGCCGAAGAATTCGACGTCTTGATCGCCGCCACCGGCTACCGCATCGACCTCGATGTCGTTGAGCCCGACATCGTGAATGCCGAAGATAACCAGCTCGGGCTTTACATGCGGATCGTGCCGCCGGGCTGGCCAGGCTTGTACTTCATGGGCTTCTTCAATACCGACACCGCGCTCAACATGGTGTTCGAGCACCAGGCGCGCTGGGTGCGCGAGATCCTGCTCGGCAACGCGGTGTTGCCGGATCCGTCAGCGATGCGCCGTACTATCGAGGAACGTGCCGCCTGGTATGCGCGCCAGTACAAGCAAAGCGTACGGCATACCATCGAGGAAGAGCACGTGCGCTACCTGACCGATCTCAGGAAGACGCTGCGGGAGATGCTACAGAGGCGCACGAGCGCCGCGGGCCGGACTACAGGTACCGCGTCGGCCAGTTGATGGTCCGCCACATGTGCGCGGACGCACTCTCGTCGAAGCCCAGACCTTCCTTCGGCTGGCGGAAGTGGCGGCCGACGATATCGGTGAATTCTTCCAGCTCGACATGCACGTTCGGATCGAACGAGTACAGGTCGTTTACGGTCAGCAGGCGCGCACTCATGTAGTACTTGTGATTGCGCGCATATTCGTGGGCACGATCGACATAGGGCTCGGGCTTGAAGTCCGCGCCGAAGAGCCGGATGTAGGATTGCGGATACTCGTAGCCGACCGATTCGTCGGGGTAGAAGCGCAGCGCCTGGTGATAGCGGATGGCGAACGCGACTTCCTCGTCGACATAGGGCTCGACCAGCTGCGCCGCCCAGTAGCCGTGGTCGGCGCGGATGAGGCCGCTGGTGGCGACATCGTGCAGCAGGCAGGCGAGCACGATCTTTTCGCTCGTCCCGTTGTTCTGCGCGAGCCGGGCGCTTTGCAGCATGTGCGTGCATGGCCCGAAGCGGTACTTGAAAAAGTCGAACAGGGTCGGCTTGTCGGGCATGCGCGGCAGGCGCGGATCGGGCCCCATGAGGTGCAGCTTGCCGCGCGTATCTTGCGGCGGCTGCGGCTCTCTTGGATCGCGCTCGCCCGAGGTGTAGATCGTCGACTTGACGATCACGTACCGATCCATTGCCTCGGCGGCAGCGTGATCGGCGGCTTCGGCTAGTTGCAGGCTCGACATGCGCAGATGATCGGCCGGGCGCGGGCGGCTGTCAAGCGGCCACGACAGCGGCCACGGCTCGGGATGCGGTTGCGTCCGCTACTTCGTCCTCGAGCAGATCGAGCAGGTTTTCCATCCATGCGGGCGGTATGCGGTGCCCGATGAACACGATGCGGGTGCGCTCGTCGGCCGAAGGCCAGCGCGCAAGCCATTCGGGCGCATGGTAGACGTGCTGCACGCCGTGGATGACGGCAGGCTGCTGCGGGGTTTCGGCGACTCGAACGATGCCCTTCAGCCGCAGCAGATCCTCGCCACAGTTGTCGGCGAGCGCGGAGAGGAACAACGCGAGGGTGGCTGCGTGCAGCGGCTGGTCGCGGACGAAAGAGCGGGTCGTGACGCCTTCGGTGTGCGCGTGAGTTTCGGGGTCATGAGCGATGTGCGCGACGTGCGCTCGGGTGTGTTTTCCCTCACTTGCAGTGCGCGCATCGGCATGCAGGCCGATGCCGTTCGGCCGGCGCGGACCATGGTCCGCGAATTCCCGGCCGACCCCCCCGGCCCCTCTCCCGGGGGGAGAGGGGAGAATCGAGCTCCCTTGCAAGGAAGCGGTCGAAGGTGCGGAAGAGGGCAGCTCGTGACTCCCCTCTCCCTCTGGGAGAGGGGTCGGGGGTGAGGGAGAATGCAGCGAGCTCGCAAACAGCGTGGCAGGCGTAACCTCGCCGCGAACGATGTTCATGATGCGCGCATCGCCGTTCAGCCTACGCAGCCGCGACGTCAGCGCCGCCGCATCCGCCTGCGGCAAGTCGGTCTTGGTCAGAACGATCGTATCGGCCACAGCCGCCTGGCGCACGGACTCGGGATGCCGATCGAGCGCGGTCAGCCCCGTGATTGCGTCCGCCGTGGTGACGACGCCATCGAGCGTGTATGCCTCGGCCAGCGTTCGATCGGTCATGACCGCATGCAGGATCGGCGCGGGATCGGCAAGGCCGCTCGTTTCGATCACGACCCGTTCGAATCGCGGCAGCTCGCCCATGCTTCGTCGCGCGGCGAGGTCGGCCAGCGTCAGCACGAGATCGCTGCGCACGTGGCAGCACAGGCATCCGGTCGAGAGCCGCACGAAGCTCTCGTCGCTGGTCTCGATGAGGTCGTGGTCGAGAGCGATCTCGCCGAACTCGTTGACGATGACCGCAGTGCGTCCCATCGCGCGATGCCGCAGCAGCCGCGCGAGCAGGGTCGTCTTGCCGCTGCCGAGAAAGCCCGTGAGGATCGTGACCGGAATGCGGCCATCTGCGCGCGAAGCAACACTGCATGTTTCATCGCCACGCTCGACGCTCTTGCCGCGACCGGGCTGCGTCGAATCCGCGCCTGCGCGGGTTGCGAGCGGCGCTGCGGAGAAATCTTGCGGCGGCACATCCGTATCGGGCTGCGTCGAATCTGCTTCTGCGCGCGCTGGCGGTGACGTTGCGACGGAATTTTGCGGCGGCATGCTCGCATCGGGCTGCGGCGCGATCCGGATCGCGCTCCCACGCTCGACGCCGAACGCGCGCCGCAGTGCCGCCAGAATGCCGACGAGCGATCCGCACGGCCGCACGCGCGCCGGCGTGGCGGCCGATGCGCCGTCGTGCCAGCGCACGTACCAGCGAAACGGATCGCCGTCCGGTGCACGCTCGACCGTCGCAATGGCATCCGGCAGTCCTTGCACGACCACGGCGCCCGAAACCGGATCCGCCCGGACTGTCCCCTCGAGCTGCCACAGCGCGAGCGTGTCTTGCAGCAAGCGTGCGAGGCGAATTGCGTCCACGCGCTGCGCCCGGGCTACAACGCCGCACCGCTGCGAATGGGCTCGGAAATCGTGCGCAGCAAATATTCTCCGTCGCTCGGCGCGCCGAGGAAGTTGCCGTTCTCGACCACGATCTTGCCGCGCAGCACCGTGAGCGTGGGCCAGGCATGGACTTCGTGGCCTTCCCACGGCGAGTAGTCCTGCTCGTGCAGCATCTCCTTGCGAACGGTGGTTCGCTTGGCCGGATCGAGCACGGCGATATCGGCATCGGCGCCGGCGGCGATCGCGCCCTTGCGCGGATAAAGCCCCATGATGCGGGCCGCGTTGCTCGACACCAGGTCGACGAACTTCTCCAGGGAGTAACCGCGCCGGCCCACCATCTCGGTATACATGATGGCGACCCGAGGCTCGACGCCGACGTTGCCGCCGGTCGTGTCGTCGATGCGCTTTCCCAGTGTCTTCACGTTGAGCGCGCAGCAGACCTCATCGGTCGCGACCGTGTGAATGGTGCGGTCCACGGTGCCGGCCCAGAGCTCGTTCTGGTCGGCCTGCGACTTGAGCGACGGGTAGGTGTGATAGATCTGGCCGTTGGGGCGCTTGTAGTCTTCTTCGGTATACATCAGGTACTGATGCAGCGTCTCGCCGTACACCGGCAGCCCGCGCGCGCGGGCTTCGCGAATGGCGCGAACCCCGTTGGCGGCGCTGACGTGCATGAAATAGAGCACGATGCCGGGGACGTTCTGCGCCAGCGCAAGGATGCGCCGAAACGACATGTCTTCGGACATTGCGTTGTGCACCTCCGCCATGTGCTCGAAGCCGACGCGCCCTTCGCGGATCAGCTTTTCGTACATATGCATCACGATGTCGTTGTCCTCGCCGTGCATGACGCACATGCCTTGTTCGCGGGCGACCACGCGAAACACTTCCCAGATGTCGCCGAAGTCCACCATGCGCCCGCGGCGGCTGGGGGTGATGTCGGTGGTGAAGATCTTCACCGTGGGATAACCCGAGCGCACCGCAGTGCCGATCTGTTCGAACAGCTCGGGCGGCAACGCACCTTCGACCATGATGTGGAAGCTGTAATCGCAATAGCAGTCGTTGCGCCATTCCGCATGCCGATCGTCGATCGCCTGCTGAATGGTCTTGCCGTGGGTCCAGCGGGCGAAATCGATCAGGGTGGTGGTCCCGCCGTAGAGGGCGGCGCGGCTCACCACCGAAGCGGGATCGGTGTAGACGACGCTGCCATCGGGCTGCGGCGAATACCACTTGCAGTGTACGTGCGGGTCGATGCCGCCCGGCATCACGATCGCGCCGGTCGCGTCGACGATGCGGCGTGCGGCTGCGGCGCCGAAGGTGCCGGCCGCCGCAACCGCGGCGATGCGTTCGCCTTCGATGGCCACGTCGCAGGCGGCCACACCGATCGGTGTGACCACCCGGTCGCTGCGAATCACGAGATCCATCATGGCTTGCTCCTCCAGGATGCTTACGCTTCGATCTTTAGAACCACACCACCTCGTCGCTTCGCGCCACCCCTCCTCATGAGAGGAGGGGAAGGCCACACCCCGCGGCTTCGCGCCACTCCTCCCACCTAGCGGCGCGCGTGCCGGCCGAGCTCGGCGATGGCGTCTCGCATGTCCGGCACGTGGTCGATGTCCGCGCACAGCGACTCGGCGTACGCGATCCCTTCGTCATTGAGCACGAGTCCCGCCAAGCCGCGGAACTTGGCGTGCAGTTCCTCGGGCTGGAACGGGTCGTTGAAGTCGCCCCGGTGACTTTCGCAGGCGTGCGTCGCCTGCCTTCCGTCCTTCAGCGTGACCGTCACGCGGGCCGGCCGCAGCCGCGGCGCGACGGCGCTCATCGCCGGATCTTCACTGACCTGTACGCGCGCTCTCAGCGCGGCGATCGCCGGGTCGTTCAGGGCGCTGTCGTCCATCGCCGCATGATCCAGATCGCCGCGCACCGCCAGCACGGCGGCCGCGTGCGGCAGCGAATACTTGGAGGCGAAGAAGTTGGGCGGCTGCGGATTGCGCATGACCGCAGCGAAGCGGTAGGTTGCCGCCTCGATGCGCTCGATCGCGTCGGGCGCGGGCTGCAGCTCGGCGAGGGCCGCACGCAGGCAGTCGAGCGCGGGGTGGATCGGGTTGCAGCAGGCATAGAGCCGGAAGTAGTTGCGCGTGATCTGCCACTGCGAGCCGAGCCCGTCGAGCAGGCGGGACGCATCGAAGCCGGCTCCCACCATCTGGCCGAGCGCTTCCTCGATGGCATCGTCCTGCGCTTCGAAGCCGGCGAGCGTCAATTCGGACGCGAGCGCACCCACGAATCCGCTCATGCCGCCGGCGACGTTGAGCGCGGTGGCCCCGGCAACCACGTTGGTGTAGCTCGGCGTGAGCAGCAGTGTGGTCGAGATGCGCATCGCACGGCTGATGCCGGTGGCATCGAGCCCGCACAGGCGGGCGCCGGCCGCGGCGGCGGCGAGCAACGAGGCCTGACCATTCTGATG
This genomic interval from Betaproteobacteria bacterium contains the following:
- a CDS encoding SDR family oxidoreductase, translating into MDLELKGKVAIVGGASKGLGRACAQALAEEGCKLAICSRSQVDLDTAAEEIRAATGAEVLVVAGDLDRYDTIRSLIAAAVDRFGRIDILVNNSGGPPLAQAHAATEEQWATAVQRSLLFFSRMSREALPHLKAIGAGRIVNILASTVYQPIPNLALSGATRMGVVAFAKSLADEVGRDGVLVNNVCPGSILTERMLSNVTARAQQKGMPIEQALAERAEETAVGRIGEPQELAHIVAFLASSKASYITGTTMRVDGGLVRSVL
- a CDS encoding SidA/IucD/PvdA family monooxygenase, whose amino-acid sequence is MTGTKSVYQRGLDAPVAGPNRRGSQRVAIIGAGACGICAAKYLLEVGFDVSVFEIGSQVGGMWWYLNDNGRSSAYRTLHINTSRGVTRFSDLDFDAETQDFPDHADMHRYLVRYAEHFGVTPRIRFRSRVVGVRPDFEPAREAPSWRLELTDGTVETFDAVIVATGHLTRPYEIPELQRFGGDYLHSHHYKAPEPYVGKRICVVGIGNSACDIASDVCVTSPRCVLVARSGVLILPKLLFGRAFTDITAQIQRPWIPRPLRRRITRFLTWLAHGDLTRLGFKRPETLTHVTSNATVVTDIAYRRIEVKGGIAGIEGRTIRFDDGTAEEFDVLIAATGYRIDLDVVEPDIVNAEDNQLGLYMRIVPPGWPGLYFMGFFNTDTALNMVFEHQARWVREILLGNAVLPDPSAMRRTIEERAAWYARQYKQSVRHTIEEEHVRYLTDLRKTLREMLQRRTSAAGRTTGTASAS
- a CDS encoding amidohydrolase family protein; this translates as MMDLVIRSDRVVTPIGVAACDVAIEGERIAAVAAAGTFGAAAARRIVDATGAIVMPGGIDPHVHCKWYSPQPDGSVVYTDPASVVSRAALYGGTTTLIDFARWTHGKTIQQAIDDRHAEWRNDCYCDYSFHIMVEGALPPELFEQIGTAVRSGYPTVKIFTTDITPSRRGRMVDFGDIWEVFRVVAREQGMCVMHGEDNDIVMHMYEKLIREGRVGFEHMAEVHNAMSEDMSFRRILALAQNVPGIVLYFMHVSAANGVRAIREARARGLPVYGETLHQYLMYTEEDYKRPNGQIYHTYPSLKSQADQNELWAGTVDRTIHTVATDEVCCALNVKTLGKRIDDTTGGNVGVEPRVAIMYTEMVGRRGYSLEKFVDLVSSNAARIMGLYPRKGAIAAGADADIAVLDPAKRTTVRKEMLHEQDYSPWEGHEVHAWPTLTVLRGKIVVENGNFLGAPSDGEYLLRTISEPIRSGAAL
- a CDS encoding MmgE/PrpD family protein, translated to MVRAGRTASACMPMRALQVREVMSTAHNFPSPSIPLPKGEGRQADRSERSQERGQKMGREVEELARFVAATSHDDIPERVRSHAKLVLLDTLGVILAGSERPEVRSLHEQLARGAGMGASVWARAWPHHDPRSAALLNGIAGRAIELCEGLRLVSGQAAMQVLPGILALSESRASSGRTLLSALILGYEVAGRLCSVFTPRPLAHQNGQASLLAAAAAGARLCGLDATGISRAMRISTTLLLTPSYTNVVAGATALNVAGGMSGFVGALASELTLAGFEAQDDAIEEALGQMVGAGFDASRLLDGLGSQWQITRNYFRLYACCNPIHPALDCLRAALAELQPAPDAIERIEAATYRFAAVMRNPQPPNFFASKYSLPHAAAVLAVRGDLDHAAMDDSALNDPAIAALRARVQVSEDPAMSAVAPRLRPARVTVTLKDGRQATHACESHRGDFNDPFQPEELHAKFRGLAGLVLNDEGIAYAESLCADIDHVPDMRDAIAELGRHARR